In one window of Musa acuminata AAA Group cultivar baxijiao chromosome BXJ3-2, Cavendish_Baxijiao_AAA, whole genome shotgun sequence DNA:
- the LOC135631464 gene encoding AP2-like ethylene-responsive transcription factor AIL5 produces MNMNASDNWLDFSLSQQRCLLEAFSDAPHHHGGIEGTDEETNAATELVALAGMGPKLEDFLGGPPGRYSGGDVDTGPKGVCDSDLKTIAAGFQRGIPAEQEKPKAAQKAPLEESRMAADSFGQRTSIYRGVTRHRWTGRYEAHLWDNSCRRQGQSRKGRQVYLGGYDKEEKAARAYDLAALKYWGPTTTTNFPVSNYEKELEEMKNMTRQEFVASLRRKSSGFSRGASIYRGVTRHHQHGRWQARIGRVAGNKDLYLGTFSTQEEAAEAYDIAAIKFRGVNAVTNFDMSRYDVERIVSSNLPVGGIAGRSSASTSSDTMSVDVRHQIEHHDPWATLGLIANIPMKQDHDFCSLLTLHQHHHHHQQHGQALDFGLFSSSSVAMDLAAAYSNNDMSQESGSELPERQQEQSQSSSQCYSFPPCVTTVGSFGGNGYGGYNYVGDWVAPPPSYYHQTSKPDVAACHTAIFGME; encoded by the exons ATGAACATGAACGCTTCCGACAACTGGCTCGATTTCTCCCTCTCCCAGCAGCGGTGCCTCCTTGAAGCCTTCTCCGACGCCCCGCACCAccatg GTGGAATCGAGGGGACGGACGAGGAGACCAACGCAGCGACGGAGCTGGTGGCGCTGGCGGGGATGGGGCCCAAGctggaggacttcctaggggggccTCCGGGGCGGTACTCCGGCGGGGATGTTGACACCGGGCCCAAGGGGGTTTGCGACTCCGACTTGAAGACCATAGCCGCCGGATTTCAGCGCGGCATCCCTGCGGAGCAGGAGAAGCCCAAGGCAGCGCAGAAGGCGCCGCTGGAAGAGTCCCGGATGGCCGCGGACAGCTTCGGTCAGCGGACTTCCATCTACCGGGGCGTCACCAG GCACCGATGGACGGGGAGGTACGAGGCGCACCTGTGGGACAACAGCTGCCGCCGGCAGGGGCAGAGCCGCAAAGGCCGACAAG TCTATTTAG GTGGTTATGATAAGGAGGAGAAGGCGGCGAGGGCGTACGATCTCGCAGCGCTCAAATACTGGGGTCCAACCACCACCACCAACTTCCCT GTCTCTAACTATGAGAAGGAGCTGGAGGAGATGAAGAACATGactcgccaagagttcgtcgccTCCCTAAGAAG GAAGAGCAGTGGGTTCTCCAGGGGCGCCTCCATCTACAGAGGAGTCACCAG ACACCATCAACATGGTCGGTGGCAAGCAAGGATCGGAAGAGTAGCAGGCAACAAAGACCTCTACCTTGGAACCTTCA GTACGCAGGAAGAAGCGGCGGAGGCGTATGATATCGCAGCGATCAAGTTCCGGGGAGTCAATGCGGTGACCAACTTCGACATGAGTCGCTACGATGTGGAGCGCATCGTTAGCAGTAATCTCCCCGTTGGCGGCATCGCTGGGAGGTCGTCGGCATCCACCTCTTCTGATACCATGAGCGTCGATGTCAGGCATCAGATCGAACACCATGATCCTTGGGCCACTCTCGGTCTCATCGCCAACATCCCCATGAAGCAGGATCACGACTTCTGCTCCCTGCTCACTCTccaccaacaccaccaccaccaccagcaacACGGCCAAGCTTTAGACTTTGGCCTGTTCTCCTCCTCTAGTGTAGCCATGGACCTCGCCGCTGCTTATTCCAACAACGACATGAGCCAAGAGAGTGGAAGTGAGCTACCGGAACGACAGCAAGAACAATCTCAGAGCAGTAGTCAGTGCTACTCCTTCCCTCCTTGTGTCACCACCGTTGGATCCTTTGGTGGTAATGGTTACGGGGGATACAACTATGTGGGGGATTGGGTTGCACCACCACCTTCCTACTATCATCAGACTTCTAAACCAGATGTGGCAGCTTGCCACACGGCCATTTTTGGGATGGAATGA